The Sphingobacterium lactis sequence CACACTTCAGATTCTAATTTTGAACAAAAGGAATCAAATATGATTACACCGACTTTAGATAATAGATTTTTCCATTATCAAAGTCGGTGTATTTATTTCAACTGAAATACAACCTGCCAATAGGCAAACTGCAATAAAAAACATGGCAAAAGATTTAAAATTAGTAAGAAATATTGGTATCGCTGCACACATCGATGCTGGTAAAACAACGACTACAGAGCGTATTCTTTTCTACTCGGGTGTAAACCACAAGTTAGGTGAAACGCACGAAGGTTCAGCGACTACAGACTGGATGGCACAAGAGCAAGAGCGTGGTATCACGATTACCTCTGCTGCTGTAACTGTATTCTGGAACTACCGTAACAAGAAATACCAAGTAAACGTAATTGATACTCCAGGTCACGTGGACTTTACTGTAGAGGTAAACCGTTCCCTACGTGTATTGGATGGTCTAGTATTCTTATTCTCGGCGGTTGATGGTGTTGAGCCTCAGTCCGAGACTAACTGGCGTTTAGCTGATGGATACAAAGTTCCTCGTATCGGTTTCGTGAATAAAATGGACCGTTCTGGTGCTGACTTCTTGAAAGTTGTTAAGCAAGTAAAAGATATGTTAGGTTCTGAGGCCGTAGCGCTTCAATTGCCTATCGGTGCTGAAGATGATTTCAAAGGTGTAGTTGACTTGATCAACAACCGTGGTATCGTTTGGAACGACGCAGATAAAGGAATGACCTTTACTGAAGTGCCTATCCCTGAGGATATGCTTGACGAAGTTGCTGAATACCGTGAGAAATTATTGGAAGCAGTAGCTGGTTATGATGAGTCTTTGATGGAGAAATTCTTCGAAGATCCAGATTCATTGACTGAGCGCGAAATCCTTGACGCATTGCGTAAAGCAGTATTGGACAACGCTATCGTTCCTATGGTTTGTGGTTCATCTTTCAAAAACAAAGGTGTTCAGACAATGCTTGACTTCGTAATGGAGTTATTGCCTTCTCCATTGGATCAAGAAGCGGTAAAAGGTACTGACCCACGTAACGGTGAAGAGATCTCTCGTAAACCATCTGAAGCAGAGCCTTTCGCAGCTTTAGGTTTCAAAATCGCTACTGACCCATTCGTAGGTCGTTTGTGTTTCACTCGTGTATACTCAGGTGTACTAGAAGCTGGTTCTTACATCTTGAACACACGTTCAGGAAACAAAGAGCGTATCTCTCGTATCTTCCAGATGCACGCAAACAAACAAAACCCAATCGAGCGTATCGGAGCAGGTGACATCGGTGCTGTCGTTGGTTTCAAGGACATCAAAACTGGTGATACCCTTTGTGATGAGAAAAACCCTATCGTTCTTGAGTCTATGGTATTCCCTGAGCCGGTTATCGGTTTGGCGATCGAGCCTAAAACTCAGGCTGACGTTGATAAATTAGGTATCGGTCTTGGTAAATTAGCTGAGGAAGATCCTACATTCGTAGTGAAAACTGATCCTGATACAGGTCAAACTGTAATCTCTGGTATGGGTGAGCTTCACTTGGATATCTTGATCGACCGTTTGAGACGTGAGTTCAAAGTTGAAGTGAACCAAGGTGCTCCTCAAGTAGCTTACAAAGAGTCCATCAACGGTACGACTGAGCACCGTGAAGTGTACAAGAAACAATCAGGTGGTCGTGGTAAATTCGCGGATATCAAAGTTGTTGTTTCTCCAGCAGATGAGGATTGGGATGTAGTTAAAAACCCACTTCAATTCGTAAATGAAATCGTTGGTGGATCTATTCCTAAGGAATACATTCCTTCGGTTCAAAAAGGATTTGAAGTTTCCATGAACAATGGTGTACTTGCCGGTTACCAATTGTCAGGTATGAAAGTTCGTTTGATTGATGGTTCATTCCACGCAGTCGATTCAGACTCTCTATCTTTCGAATTAGCTGCTAAGATGGCTTACCGTGCTGCTCTTCCTAAATGTTCTCCAGTATTGATGGAGCCAATCATGAAGGTTGAAGTATTGACACCAGAAGAAAACATGGGTGATGTAATGGGTGACTTGAACCGTCGTCGTGGCCAAATGCAAGGTTTGGATTCCCGTAACGGTGCGCAAGTAATCAAAGCATTGGTACCTCTTTCCGAGATGTTCGGCTATGTTACGCAATTGCGTACGATCACTTCAGGACGTGCAACTTCTACAATGGAGTTCGACCACTACGCTGAAGCACCTCGTAACGTTCAAGAAGACGTAATCGCGAAATCTAAAGGAAAAGTTAAAGGTATCGAAGAATAATCCTTTCTATCCAGAAATAAAACTTAACCGATCCCTGGTTGCAAATAGCTCTAACCAGGGGTCATTTTAAAATCAAAATAAGAAGATGAGCCAAAGAATCAGAATCAAATTGAAATCTTACGATTACAATTTAGTTGACAAATCAGCTGAGAAAATCGTAAAAACGGTAAAACCTACAGGTGCAGTTGTTAGTGGTCCTATCCCATTGCCTACTGAGAAAAAAATCTATACGGTTCTACGTTCACCACACGTTAACAAAAAAGCACGTGAGCAGTTCCAATTATGTTCTTACAAGAGATTGTTAGACATCTACTCGTCAAACTCTAAAACAGTAGACGCGTTGATGAAATTAGAACTTCCTTCAGGTGTTGAAGTTGAAATCAAAGTGTGATAGATTTCAAGAAGAAACAGAAAGGCCCATTGAAAAATGGGCCTTTTCTGTTTCTAGATGTGAGATGTGAGATGTGAGATTTGAGATAGTAAGGGTGCTATTGGGATTAATAATCTTTAGACAACATAATCCTGCTTTCTATCTCATTTCTCAATACTACCCTCAATTTTTAGACAAACATTATCCCGTTTTCTATCTCATATCTCAAATCTCAAATCTACCTCTCATATCTCAATACTCACATCTCCTATCTCACTTCTAAGTTTCATATCTATCTCTCTCTATTCCACTACCACTGGAAGCCTATTCCGAAATTTAAGGTTCGATTAGAGTTGGCTTTGCTGCTTTTTGAGGCATTCAAATCATTCAAACCTAACCCATATCCTGCCTGTATCAAAAAGCCGTTAGATAGCTTGTAACCTACGCCAAAATTAAGGCCAGCATCCAAACGGTTCATGTTCTTATCGCTGCCACTGAAGCTGATATCTCGTGTTTCCTTACCATCGGGTCTGGAATCTTTCACTTTACCACTGATGGTGTACCCCAAGTAGGGCCCAGCAGAGAGAAATGTTTTTCCGCTACCGGTCGGAATATAGTAGATTGCATTGATCGGAGCCTCTACGGACATGGTATTCAAGGTCG is a genomic window containing:
- the fusA gene encoding elongation factor G; the protein is MAKDLKLVRNIGIAAHIDAGKTTTTERILFYSGVNHKLGETHEGSATTDWMAQEQERGITITSAAVTVFWNYRNKKYQVNVIDTPGHVDFTVEVNRSLRVLDGLVFLFSAVDGVEPQSETNWRLADGYKVPRIGFVNKMDRSGADFLKVVKQVKDMLGSEAVALQLPIGAEDDFKGVVDLINNRGIVWNDADKGMTFTEVPIPEDMLDEVAEYREKLLEAVAGYDESLMEKFFEDPDSLTEREILDALRKAVLDNAIVPMVCGSSFKNKGVQTMLDFVMELLPSPLDQEAVKGTDPRNGEEISRKPSEAEPFAALGFKIATDPFVGRLCFTRVYSGVLEAGSYILNTRSGNKERISRIFQMHANKQNPIERIGAGDIGAVVGFKDIKTGDTLCDEKNPIVLESMVFPEPVIGLAIEPKTQADVDKLGIGLGKLAEEDPTFVVKTDPDTGQTVISGMGELHLDILIDRLRREFKVEVNQGAPQVAYKESINGTTEHREVYKKQSGGRGKFADIKVVVSPADEDWDVVKNPLQFVNEIVGGSIPKEYIPSVQKGFEVSMNNGVLAGYQLSGMKVRLIDGSFHAVDSDSLSFELAAKMAYRAALPKCSPVLMEPIMKVEVLTPEENMGDVMGDLNRRRGQMQGLDSRNGAQVIKALVPLSEMFGYVTQLRTITSGRATSTMEFDHYAEAPRNVQEDVIAKSKGKVKGIEE
- the rpsJ gene encoding 30S ribosomal protein S10, whose translation is MSQRIRIKLKSYDYNLVDKSAEKIVKTVKPTGAVVSGPIPLPTEKKIYTVLRSPHVNKKAREQFQLCSYKRLLDIYSSNSKTVDALMKLELPSGVEVEIKV
- a CDS encoding porin family protein, which encodes MRTLLFSLTLAALSIGATQAQTTYGTKTGINLAKVSNLDHQKFNPSYFVTGFVDFPFSNQFSIQPGISLQGKGSTVETTVKPGDASPAGDYKSTLNTMSVEAPINAIYYIPTGSGKTFLSAGPYLGYTISGKVKDSRPDGKETRDISFSGSDKNMNRLDAGLNFGVGYKLSNGFLIQAGYGLGLNDLNASKSSKANSNRTLNFGIGFQW